The genomic region ACTAAAAaaggttatatatatatgtattttgcatCTATTATTCAACAATCTAAGAAATTTGCTGCCATCAACAACTCCAACGCTATCTCAGGGGCTATCGGAAACTCGGGAATTTCAGTAGAACTGTTGGTATAACGCACTTTGTATGTAAAGTACATGCAGACCTTTTGGAGAACGTGAGATctgtaaatttaattacaacgttatttttcaaccaaataaaataaaaacaaaacaccgGTAATTATGCTAGGAGATTTAAGtcatattattaaatatgccggtaaatttaaatatacactcaaAAGACGCCGTCGGAGTAGCAAGGTTTTTACGTATTGAGAAACAAAATATAATCatgcaaaatttattgattAACTAATTAACTTGTGATATATTTTGAAACAGCAAGTAAGGGCTTTGTTCATATATTCAGATAGCAATGAGGCATATATTATGcacaaatttaatatgttataataactttggcaatataataaaacaattgcgaCTGGAAACACACGTATCATTAGAAGTTCAGTAGCTGGATACATTATCGAATAATCTGTGTACTATTTATGTTGCCGAACAGGTCATCAAGgttagtataaaaataaatgtatattaaactgGTGGCATATAAAATCGTTTTACTTACGGAATTTCTCTAAAATGCACTTCATTTGCTTCATTTTCTGCAAACTGTCCAGGACCCGAAAGCATAGCCTTTATGGTGCCAGAGGTCAGAGCATGCTCTCGTTTTACAATGAATTCTTGGCCGTCTGACgatattaatttaacatacatagCGTCAGGTCCTTCACATCCTCCATAGATTTTGTCAGTTCGTGGTTCCTCCATTTCTAGTTATTGTtaatgtatgtgtttgttaGACCAAAGATTATAACTATTGCCTTGAGATCGAATccactaataatattttttcgaaaagtagTCGTATATAAATAACAATAGTGCTTTGCCATTAAGTGGTAATGGAATTTTAACAGAGTGTTCACAATGCCACTGTTTTGTATATTCcatcacaaaacaaaaactaaggCAAAGGATATATGTTATGAGTAATGGAGTAAAATGCAAATTCgggtttttatatattttattaaatttatatttttaattatacacatCTAAAGTTTATCATTTACTTCAGTAATGCAAAATATCGACAAGTTCTGTTAAATAATGTTACTGATTCATATAGTCCTGTGTGTTTCTTATTACACGTTCCTCTTTAGATAGATTTCAGTTATTTCCAAGTTCTTTAGTATATTGAGAGTCGGTTTTACggagaatatatttttttattaataatttttgtagtcctttatactcatatttttattaaaaatgcagtCTCTTTTGCTTACATCATTACGACatggaaaatgtttttcaaattcTTTAACATTAGGTTTGGCAGCCTCATCGTCGAAGATTTGTAAGTGTTACTTTTGGGGTACTAGGTCATTGTTTCGGTTGTATGAATATGGATGCATGACGTTTACCAAAGTATAGCGGTACAAAGTTCATCTCCGGCAGCGATCCTCAagataaacatatatacatagtgtaatcagtaaattaatattatattgacTATGTATAAAATTGCTATCGCTgagtgcatatgtacatatgtacatcaattacgtataaattattaaattgaatataaCAACAAAGTTCATGTCAAAACCTGTTTATAATATCAACTTGATATATGTACCATACTTacaactaaaattttttgttattgttaataaGTTTATTAATTTCAGCATGTTATCGCAATTTGTCTACATCCCATCCATTGTATACTGAAAATGCCAAATCTTTTAAAAGGGGATTTGAACAAAACATAGTTTTGGTCGATGGCGTCCGAACTCCTTTCTTACAATCTTTTACTGACTATTCTAAATTAATGCCACACGAATTAGCTCGTCATGCTTTGGTgtaagtatttttataccctctcCAATTACTAAGCAGAAATAAAACTACGGCAATATTTTGACATTACAGTAATTTGCTagataaaacaaatattgataaagaaattattgattaCATCGTTTATGGCACAGTAATACAAGAAGTTAAAACTTCGAATGTTGCACGTGAGGCAGCCTTATGTGCTGGATTCAGCGACAAAACGCCTGCGCATACAGTTACAATGGCGTGCATTAGCTCGAATGTGGTAAGAATTATATTTGCAATAACTCGgtgtttttgaatataataatattactataCTTCCAGGCTATCACCACAGGTATTGGTCTTCTAGCGACAAATACTTATGATGTGATTGTTGCTGGTGGAGTCGAATTTATGTCCGATGTACCCATTCGGCATTCGCGTAAAATGCGTAGCCTTTTATTAAAAGCTAATAAGGCAAAGACTCCATTACAAAAATTGGCATTACTTTCAACTCTGCGACCGAATTTCTTCGTTCCAGAGGTGATAACAACTACAATATCAGATTGATAGTACTCATATTCACTATGGCCTGTTTACAGCTTCCCGCCGTTGCCGAGTTTTCTTCAGGGGAAACTATGGGACATTCTGCCGATCGTTTGGCTGCAGCTTTTAACGTGTCCCGCAAGGAGCAAGACGACTACGCGTTGCGTTCACACACATTAGCTAAAGAAGCTCAGGATAAAGGTTACTTCACTGATGTGGTTCCAGTTAAAGGTTCGTTAAACTTTTTAGTTCaaatactaatttattttttattaaaatagcaGTTGTAAGAATTTTAAATGTGTTCGTTTTCAGTACCCGGCAGcacaaattttatagaaaaagatAACGGTATACGAGTTTCCTCACCGGAAAAATTAGCAAAACTCAATCCTGCATTTGTCAAGCCATATGGCACCATTACAGCCGCAAACGCTTCGTTCTTGGtaagtaatatatacatatgtatgttctaacattatttaagtttaatttcaattatcgTATATTTTAAGACTGATGGTGCATCTGCGTGTGTACTTATGAAAGAAGAGACTGCAAAGAAACTTGGCTTAAAACCCAAAGCATATTTACGCGATTTCCTATATGTCTCACAAGATCCAATTGATCAATTACTTTTAAGTCCCGCTTATGCTATaccaaaacttttaaaaaagacTGGTCTCACGCTTAAAGATATCGACACTTGGGAAATTCACGAGGCATTTGCTGGCCAAATTTTGGCGAATCTTAAAGCTTTGGACTCCGACTTCTTCTGCAAGGACTATATAGGACTTAGTGAGAAATTCGGTGCACCCGATTTGAGCAAATGGAACAGCTGGGGTGGTTCACTGTCAATTGGTCATCCATTTGCCGCAACCGGTGTCAGACTTTGCATGCACACGGCAAATCGTTTGGTACGTGAAGACGGACAACTCGGTGTTATTGCGGCTTGTGCTGCGGGTGGTCAAGGTGTTGCAATGCTTCTGGAGAGATATCCTGGTGCTACTGCAGattaaatatgcatttattatGATTTGCATCCACATTCTTCCATTTGCGTCTAGACAGTGTGGCCTTCAGTAAGACATTTTAGAAATTGAATATTTAGGCAGTAAAGTGTTCAACATAAAGCGATATTAATcgaaattttgtagaaaaaaatttaatattattttttattactattatcaTAAAAGTCGAATCTGTATATTATATCATGTGTACctctttcataattttatttaataaagtatATAGAAAAACATTTCACATGTATGTGtccttaactttttttaaaacataattgtTAATAATTTCCTAATTAGGTCTGCTTTCTCAGCGGCATAATTAAAataacacacatatttattatgaatttttttttttatttatttttatttttttatttttattacttattataCATTTGGAATCAGCTCAAATTCTTGcaattattatgtatgtatgcatttttctTAACATGCTAATTGTTGTGCCTTTAATTTCAAACTGTCTTCAATTTGACGGTATAGTATCGGAAACGATTGAGagataaaattataaatgcacacatttatattattttataacattattttaaaaaatcgtatttgaaaaaaagaaaataaaaattcttgcGGACTTTCTCCAAATTAGTTTCAATAATCTTTGGGGACGGAAACTACTAtgaattaaacaaatatatatacaaattattatttaagtattgagaaaaaaaaagaCGAACAATGGTGTTGTGCGGGGATTTCGTGCGTAGTATTTTCTGACATATGTTGGCACCATCACCTTAATAATTTAGTTTTGCATACTGAACTAAGAAGCGTGGTGTGGTGTGTATAATACGTGATGAACACGAGAGCGTAGTTTTTGagcaattgaaatatatttaatcattttttttaaatctctcACCGCAAATGAACTGGTCAGATCCAATAGGCCGATATAAACTATCCATATTACCTTATAGTGCTAATGTggattaaaaagtaattttattttgattatgtatgtattttcgaaCATAAAACTTCATGAAAACCCCTGATCCTAAGTGCTGCTTAAGTTGCGTTTCATCATTAATGATTTCAGTGTTGGTTATCCCCTCGGTTTTGTCCTTAAGCGGAGAGtagcatttttaaatttttctacttAAATGAATCCATCAATTCACGATTTCAGTGTCTGTGCCTCCCATATCTTCAAACTCAAAtcaaatcatttttaaattttgtataataaactaagagattttaaaatttgttaatattttgcactttacaataacaaaataactgatttttaagtaaaactaaagtgaaaatattataatatgtacTTTTTCCGAGACGCTCCAGAGTAATTGCTGCCATTgtcgattttttaaatatttctctatGAAAATTTAACAGAGTATTCTTCAAATGTCATACAATAATGTATCattggtttttaaaaataaataaaacataaaaacggACTTTGTTTTACACGAATTAAGCCTACTCCCCCCTTAACTGCAATATATTCTCAGCTCAGGCATGATTCAATTATATAAGGACAATTTGTCAAAAGTGTTTCAATAATAATGccaaaatcagctgttttgctttgtttttatgaattaaaaatatatttttcaaacattccagccattgaaaatgtttttcattatgGAGAACAGTATACGAATAGATTGTAAACCACACAAAgtcattaaaatataaacaagaaatGCATGAGGTTTATTTGACATtatggattaaaaaatattttcataagaaGAAGCACGCTAACAACATGCTTATAT from Bactrocera tryoni isolate S06 chromosome 3, CSIRO_BtryS06_freeze2, whole genome shotgun sequence harbors:
- the LOC120770222 gene encoding elongin-C, whose amino-acid sequence is MEEPRTDKIYGGCEGPDAMYVKLISSDGQEFIVKREHALTSGTIKAMLSGPGQFAENEANEVHFREIPSHVLQKVCMYFTYKVRYTNSSTEIPEFPIAPEIALELLMAANFLDC
- the LOC120770220 gene encoding trifunctional enzyme subunit beta, mitochondrial, which translates into the protein MQSLLLTSLRHGKCFSNSLTLGLAASSSKISCYRNLSTSHPLYTENAKSFKRGFEQNIVLVDGVRTPFLQSFTDYSKLMPHELARHALVNLLDKTNIDKEIIDYIVYGTVIQEVKTSNVAREAALCAGFSDKTPAHTVTMACISSNVAITTGIGLLATNTYDVIVAGGVEFMSDVPIRHSRKMRSLLLKANKAKTPLQKLALLSTLRPNFFVPELPAVAEFSSGETMGHSADRLAAAFNVSRKEQDDYALRSHTLAKEAQDKGYFTDVVPVKVPGSTNFIEKDNGIRVSSPEKLAKLNPAFVKPYGTITAANASFLTDGASACVLMKEETAKKLGLKPKAYLRDFLYVSQDPIDQLLLSPAYAIPKLLKKTGLTLKDIDTWEIHEAFAGQILANLKALDSDFFCKDYIGLSEKFGAPDLSKWNSWGGSLSIGHPFAATGVRLCMHTANRLVREDGQLGVIAACAAGGQGVAMLLERYPGATAD